The genomic stretch CTATTCACCGTTCCCTGGAATTCGGATCAGCCTTTGACTACTCCTAGACAACTTACCCATACGACAGAAGCGATCGCCGCACTAGAAAAGGCTGCTACTCAAGTCCAGCAAACCCACGGGCAGTTAGATATATCTTGGGGAGAGGTTTTTCGGCTAAAATTGGGCAATCGCAATCTACCTGTCAGTGGTGGTTCCGACGATCTGGGCATTTTTCGCACCCTCTGGTTTACGCCCAATGAAGATGAAACCTTTACGGCGATAGGAGGAGATTCGTTTATCGCCTTAGTTGAGTTTTCCTCCCCCCTTCAAGCCAAGGTTTTAACCGCCTATGGCAATTCAAGTCAGCCTAATTCACCCCATGCCGGCGATCAAGGGCAAATAATCTCGCACCACGCGCCGTCCGAGTTGCTCCAATTTTTCACGGACGCCTATGCGGGCTTGTACCTCTTGTTCTCCAGCATGAAACGGAGATTCAGCCTGAGTCCAACCGGGTGATGCCATAGTAGATTCCTCCCTTGCTCAAGAATGACGGGTAACGGAGTGTGGTCTTAACCGCCCAGAGCGATCAGCTCCATGCGAATGCCGCCGGGAATGTAAAACATCATGTGCTGAGTGGAGCCACCACCGAGAGGTTCGGGAGCAAACTCAATCTCAACCCCTTCAGTCGTGGTTAAGGTTTGATAGAGAGATTTGAGCGTTTCTAGCCCGTCTACTTTCAACGCAAAGTGATGTAAACCAATGTTGTTTTTGCGATCAAAGGCTACAGCACTAGCGGGATCTGTGGCTTGCCAAAGCGTTAGTAAAAGTGTGCCATCGGACAGGAAAAAAGCAGGATAATCAGGAATTTCACCAACCTGTTTGAATTCAAACACGTTCACGAAGAAATCTCGTGCTGCCGCTAAATCTGGAACCGTCAGACCCATATGATGAGCGCCTTGAGTGATAGCCATGGTAGTAATTCCTGTCAATAAATGAATGAATGGTTCGTAGAGAGATTAGAGGGTTTCTACCGTTCAGTCTGCAACCGCGAGAAAGACTGGGATAGCGCCTCTGGAGTGAGGGCAAGTTCGCTGGCGATCGCCGCTGAACCCAACGCGAGCCAGTATCAATTCAGGAAGATCAACCCCAAAAACAGGGCGATGTCCTCAAAAAATCGTCTGAAAAGCACTGTTATTACGCAGCATTGCTGACCATAGGAACCCGTCGAGTCCCTTCACTGCGGCGAATATCACGCCAAATTTGGGTGGCGGCCAACGCCCCATCTGAAGCCGCAACGATGACTTGATTCATGCCCACTTTCAGATCACCCACGGCAAAAATTCGAGGGTGAGACGTGCGATTCATCGTGTCGGTCACCACGTTGCCGCCGTTGTAGTCGAGGTCAATGCCGTTGAGATAATCGGCATGATATTTCGACCCCATTGAGATCAGTCC from Candidatus Obscuribacterales bacterium encodes the following:
- a CDS encoding VOC family protein, whose protein sequence is MAITQGAHHMGLTVPDLAAARDFFVNVFEFKQVGEIPDYPAFFLSDGTLLLTLWQATDPASAVAFDRKNNIGLHHFALKVDGLETLKSLYQTLTTTEGVEIEFAPEPLGGGSTQHMMFYIPGGIRMELIALGG
- a CDS encoding penicillin acylase family protein gives rise to the protein MSLRAQHSAQMLRDDPQITLEELERYKHSTEMELANRLLPDLFAATQPQAGSLLQQALEVLAQWNRRADADSRRAVLFAAWADEIDPDQLFTVPWNSDQPLTTPRQLTHTTEAIAALEKAATQVQQTHGQLDISWGEVFRLKLGNRNLPVSGGSDDLGIFRTLWFTPNEDETFTAIGGDSFIALVEFSSPLQAKVLTAYGNSSQPNSPHAGDQGQIISHHAPSELLQFFTDAYAGLYLLFSSMKRRFSLSPTG